The following are encoded in a window of Gossypium raimondii isolate GPD5lz chromosome 13, ASM2569854v1, whole genome shotgun sequence genomic DNA:
- the LOC128036081 gene encoding protein MAIN-LIKE 1-like: MHIIGGVLMPGSNNNKVHIMYLPNATEGELMCVARAYIMHIIGGVLMLGSNNNKVHIMYLPLLADLSNVRSYSWGSAVLAVLYRELCRTTKPTVVDMDGCLTLLQSWALYQMPFLASVSHQPYVYPLVNRYQEVVHCPDIPSDGRTAYRGRVYMDAIS, from the exons ATGCATATTATAGGGGGAGTACTGATGCCCGGTTCAAACAATAACAAGGTTCATATCATGTACTTACCTAATGCCACTGAAGGAGAGTTGATGTGCGTTGCTcgagcgtacatcatgcatattATAGGGGGAGTACTGATGCTCGGTTCAAACAATAACAAGGTTCATATCATGTACTTACCTCTATTAGCTGATTTGAGTAATGTTCGCTCGTATAGCTGGGGCTCCGCAGTTCTGGCAGTGTTGTATCGGGAGCTTTGTCGGACGACAAAACCTACTGTCGTAGACATGGATGGATGCCTTACATTGTTGCAGTCCTGGGCACTTTATCAGatgccattcttggcatcaGTTAGTCACCAACCATATGTATATCCCCTAGTTAacag GTATCAGGAGGTCGTACACTGTCCCGATATACCGTCTGATGGTCGAACAGCATACCGGGGAAGGG tttatatggatgccATATCGTAG